A window of Adhaeribacter arboris genomic DNA:
GTGCATAAGGGATAAACCGGTAGGAAAAAGGAAGCAGTGCAAAGGGATCAGATAGGCTGGTTAAAGAAAAATCATCAGACTTCTTCCCTAAGCACTGCTTAGGACAATTACTAGCGGGCTTCTACTAGATCGTCTTCTTCTATAAAGGCCTTGGCAAGCTGCCGCCGTGTTCCTGGATCGGCAGGTTTGTGACCGTAAAAATGAACTCCGCGCGTTTGACTGGCATCAAGCTCATCGACAAAGGCAGAAACCAACTCCTCATTACAAATCATCTCATCTATCTTATCCATTATAAAGTCGTCGCCTTTATGGTAAGCAGCTATGTAACTTAGAGAGTACACGATACTAGATGTTATTAGCAACATACCGACCCGTTGATCCATCCATAAGAGAAGCAAGCCAATTAAAAAGAAAGGGGCGGGTTCCAATATTATTTCAATGCCCCGTTTATCAACGGGTTTGCCGCCGATGCGTATCGCATAAAAGATCGGATGAATTCTGCCGGCAGAGAGACTATAGCGGGCAAAGTCAAAAACGGAAGGTAGACGGATAACTTCCTGCCAACGAAAAAAACAGCCAGCGGCATATGCGGCTAAAAATAAGTACCAGCTTACATTATCTTTTATAATCTCAGGTAACGTATCTCCATACGAGCCAAACATACCACCCATGGCGTAAGGGAAGAAAAAGAATACAACAAATACAAAGCTCGCTACAAAAGGAGAGAAATATCTCTCGCCCATATTTTTCCGGAGAAACACTTCCAGCAAAAGGCGTGGCATGGAGGCCACGGAGAGGAAAAAATCCAGCAGCAATTCTTTAATGTAGTTCCTGCGCCGGAAGACTTGACGGTAATACAGATTTTTTTTCATAAGTGATAAAAGGTTAAAGTGAAACAAATGGTTTAAATAATTAAGGTTGATAATTTTGGTTAAAAGCCATTTTTGTATGGTTGAGACCTTTGCGGATGGTATCGCCTTGCTGGTGGAAATAACCTTCCACGCGGTAGTTGTTTTTAGAACCACCCGTTTTAAGGCGAATAAATTCTTCGGGTCGCACCAATTTTTCTAGCCTAAGCGATTGGGTTCTACTTTGAGAGAAATTCTCCCCTACGTTAACCGTACCCGACTGATCTTCAAAGAAAGCCTCTCCAATGAGTTCCGAGGCATAACGGTTTGTTTCTATATCCGCGTTAGCATGAAAAATCTTGGTGCCCAAAGTGCCCAAAAAGCTTTTTACCCGGTAATCGGCCTTATGGCCGCCCATGTTGGCATAGTAATTTGGCAAGTTCTGCGATATATAGACAGTGGCAATGCGGCTGCTTCTAGCTGTAGCTTGATAATCCGCGTCATGCTCATGCAAAAAGTTCTGCGCTTCATCTGCCCACAAAAACATGGGACGCGAATTCTGAACCACGTTGCGTTTTTCCATCGCCCTTTGCCAGATGTATTTGAAGAGGATCTGACAATCCCGTCCTACCTTGTGGTAAAGCTTTACCGGTAGATTAACCAAGATAATCTTACCTTTCAGACTATCCTCCGGCGTGACGGTGGAGCTATTCCGGCAAAACAGGGAATAAATCGGCTCACGTAGTAATCGGAACAGGAAGCCCGAAAATGTAAAATCAATGATCGACCGTGTTTTATCACTTAAGGATATAAAGTTGTCTACAAAGAACTGATCTAAAAACTTGAACAGCCGTGCATCCGGGAGCGCTTCTAGCATGGCCGCTTCGTAAACGGCCTCATCTTCGAAATCTAGTTTTTCAATCTCAGGAAGATCTAATGTCCAGGCATCAACTTGTGACATCACTTTCTTCCGTGCCTCCTCAAAGGCTTGGTGAAAAGGCTTAGCATCCTCCGGTGAGTTGATTTTTAATCCCTCTTTATTTTTCGGTATTGTTTGGACAATGTCGAACATTAGCTGCACCGACACTGTGCCATAAGCCAACTTACACAGATCAATAACATTAAAGATGAGCATGTCCAAGGCGGTTTCCCAAAAAGCATCGTCGCTTTTTCCTTCCCCTTTTTCTTCACCGGCTCGTATAACAGTCTTGAGAACTTCAACAATGTTTTCGGTAATAGCTTCACTGCCATCCGCTTGAGTAGATTCATATTCAAGAAAATTGAAGCTATGAGCACCGCCTGGTTCAAGAATAATCAGATCGTTTTCACGATTGATAATTCGGCAGTATTCCTGCCAAGCTTGTTTTTCATCCGGCTTTACAGTGAGCACTAGGCCACCAAAACCGGCAGCTAGATATTTCAAGGCTAACATGCGGCCTGAACCGGAAGTTTTACCGGAACCAATGCCACCGAAGATTTGTGTTCCTTCTACGGCATGACGTATCGTCCAATAGCTTCGCTCCGTTCCCGAAGCAAGCTCTATAATCGGCATCTCTAAATCAAACGAGTTCATAAAACAGCTATTTGCGTTGTGTGATACAAAGGAGCAAACAACTGATCGTGAGTGCAATAGACAACGATTATATTGCCATTAAAGCGATTTCCATTAGATTTACACAATTTCCACGTCAATTTGGAAATCAGGAAATTTGGAAAATAAGATAATCTAAACTTTACAAACTATGGAGTTGCTGGTTTCTGTAGCATCAAAGCTGTATGATCAAGTAAAAGCTAAATTTGAAAAGGATATCAAACAAAGGACTAGCAAACTATCGAACAATAAACTACCGGATACGGAAGAAGCCATTTGGAACTATCCTAATAATACGCAGTCTCTTTTTAGAGAATTAATCGGGGATTTTGAACCGCTGTATTTAAGGAATAAAGTCAAATATAAAACGGAGAGGCGTTACAAGAAATCAGGCGAAGCGTTGTTAAACTTCAGCAGACCAGATAAATTAACCGCTTTCCTTATTTATCTAGATTATCAAGGAGAAGACCTTAAAGATAAATTAAATGCATTTTTGGAAACGGTAGATTCCAAAGAACGATTGTTTCACCATACCCACCTGAACCAATCTCGTCCTACAATAAAAGCAGAGAAACCTCGGGAAGATGTTGAATTTTATCTCGAACAAACTGCCAAATTACTCTCTAAACGCTATACGCCCCGGCTATTAGGGAAGAGATTTTGGCTGTATTTTTATGGTTACGATAAATTCATTTATGGTAACGATGACTTGCCAGATGCAGCAGAAGACAAGTGGTCACTGGTAAAGGTGGAATTTGCCTTTACGGATATGTCCGGATTTGATCTGAAAGTGACGTTAACAAATACGGGTGCGATAGAGCATTACAATTATGTCGGTAAAACCGACTTTTTAACTTCTTCGGAGCAAGTACTCGTGATCAATTGCCGTACCGAGCCGGATTTAACCAGGCAACTGAATATCAAGCTACACATTGGCACGGGTAACGGAGATATATTTATCGGGCAGTATTTAAATTATGAAACAGAAGGCAGAATAATTAGCGGTAGCTTACTGCTCCAAAAAATACCGGACGCGGAATCGGACATACAGCCTAAGATTTATCGGGTTCCAAATTTACTGCCGGGTATAAAATTTTATACAGAGGATTTTGAAGGTGTAGATAAAAATATTTTGCAATACCTCCACGACGAAAGGCTGAATTATAGGCGTACATCTATCAAAGCCGGTCATACTTTAAGAAGCCTTGAAAAATGGCTTAAAGAGTATGAAAAAATCCATCGAGAAAGTATTTAATGAGGTGAGTTGAATAAAAAATTTGGTTGAAGCCTATGGCTAGACTACTTTATAATGGCTGACTCGAAACCGTAAAGAGGCGAGGCGTCGGCAATTTCTTTCCCGTATTCCAGTAACGCTTCGCGGTATTTAATCAAAGTGATTACTTTAAAATCAACCGGTGTTATGTAAGAGGGTAGCTGAAATGTATCTTGAGACATAACTTCGCGCATCCAAATTTCTCCCACAACCGAATGTTCCAACTTCGGTTCATATTTTAGAAAGGAGATAAGTCTAGCTTTTACATCGGCCTCGTAATGATTCAAATAAGTTTTATATTGTTCGTAAACGTATGGCTTATAAGTAAGGCAAGCATTTTCAGTCATTTCAAAATTACGTATCAATTTGACGTGCTCTTCCGCTTGTTTAGTAAAAGCCTCATCGCTTAACATGCCTTGCTCATGGTTTTGAATAAGAACGCGCAAGAATGGCTCATACTTCAGCACAATGCAATCATGGGGAAAATAGCCTAAAAGTCGCTCAATTAAATCCCGTGCTTTAACTTCGTACTCAGGCAGGGTAATGGCTGCGTCAGCAATATCTTGCCATTTGATAGCATAGCGGCGTCCTTCAGCTACAGCGAACGCGTATGCTTCCTTAAATTGCTCCACATCACCGTTATATACTTCATCAATTGTTTTTTGGCGCCAATCCACTTTTATTAAACCTTTGTTCGGCGTAAATAACTTTATTTCGTATATTATCATAACTGAATTTTCAGTCAAACAAAATCAAAAAGGAGATGGAAAGTCCTGACGAAATAGAAAATGCATTCCCACCTGAATATTCCCATGTCGGTGAAAGGGTGCGCGAGGCGCAAGAGCGTATCCAACAGATTGAGGAGCAAATTAAAAATGTCCCCAGTGATCG
This region includes:
- a CDS encoding type IV secretory system conjugative DNA transfer family protein, translating into MNSFDLEMPIIELASGTERSYWTIRHAVEGTQIFGGIGSGKTSGSGRMLALKYLAAGFGGLVLTVKPDEKQAWQEYCRIINRENDLIILEPGGAHSFNFLEYESTQADGSEAITENIVEVLKTVIRAGEEKGEGKSDDAFWETALDMLIFNVIDLCKLAYGTVSVQLMFDIVQTIPKNKEGLKINSPEDAKPFHQAFEEARKKVMSQVDAWTLDLPEIEKLDFEDEAVYEAAMLEALPDARLFKFLDQFFVDNFISLSDKTRSIIDFTFSGFLFRLLREPIYSLFCRNSSTVTPEDSLKGKIILVNLPVKLYHKVGRDCQILFKYIWQRAMEKRNVVQNSRPMFLWADEAQNFLHEHDADYQATARSSRIATVYISQNLPNYYANMGGHKADYRVKSFLGTLGTKIFHANADIETNRYASELIGEAFFEDQSGTVNVGENFSQSRTQSLRLEKLVRPEEFIRLKTGGSKNNYRVEGYFHQQGDTIRKGLNHTKMAFNQNYQP